Proteins found in one Paenibacillus dendritiformis genomic segment:
- a CDS encoding helix-turn-helix domain-containing protein, which yields MNAKRWFYRLLLSYMPVFIIVVSFLFFVFFQTLSEQSRNDAMRTNASLLLQTLRATDASLKAIDQTLVSEVVNSPELAQFFQQTTDDDVPLHMRIMKLMRRMSASYPLIDSIYLVRFQDGKVFSSSKEWSLEQYLDREFIAKHQNLKSTDYPWIGARPFKEFDFQESKRVISLVRSVPNSGGSGGMIVVNVAAASVTSMVKDWYGTELNSIRVMDGEANDLLFDDTDNSAGKSFKVVSNYMSPYTGWVYESGFRQDKAVLSADRWFNVWIIGGMALLLAAVAWIVYVTHRHYQPIAKLVNRVNEIAETPASKRSDTVRWDEFAVIESALDRMFAERDQSVEQGKKDAVFLRNYTFRQWLDGTYEDHPLGTAQHIDVPLAPDRPCLVAVLEIDNYAAFVEAYSKRDRFLLQYAAKSACQETAAQHGWSLWADWLTGERLAMLWQPPEQCDGEPVAPAEAERRLAAIVEDMLAWINGYLKWTATAGIGGTAPSIRAIPHALDQALRALSRKMTCGSNQVLIEEELRRDPPDLQPLARAIAHSLAGTAADREARLSEWVELLRAGCLTREEVRRACRQWVPEVARRLKTAAEEAPEAAWLERLDACLTLEELERTLRDGLEQAAERLACADQERNALLIGRVQAYMREHYADPQMSLNLLSETFDIAPKLLSKSFKEVTGEKFIDVLIGLRLEEAKRLLRQTDLPVQTIAEQIGYGGAVSFSRVFKRMEGISPGEYRSSYSAAASADVAP from the coding sequence AATGCCTCGCTTCTGCTGCAGACGCTGCGTGCGACCGATGCCTCGCTCAAAGCCATCGATCAGACGCTGGTCTCCGAAGTGGTGAACTCTCCGGAACTTGCCCAATTTTTTCAACAAACGACGGATGACGACGTTCCGCTGCATATGCGAATCATGAAGCTGATGCGGCGAATGAGCGCCAGCTACCCGCTTATCGACTCGATCTACCTCGTTCGCTTCCAAGACGGCAAAGTGTTCAGCAGCAGCAAGGAATGGAGCCTGGAGCAGTATCTTGACCGGGAATTCATCGCGAAGCATCAGAATCTGAAGAGCACCGACTATCCCTGGATTGGAGCCCGGCCGTTCAAGGAATTCGACTTCCAGGAATCGAAGCGCGTCATCTCGCTTGTCCGCAGCGTGCCGAATTCGGGCGGAAGCGGCGGAATGATCGTCGTCAATGTGGCCGCCGCATCGGTGACCTCGATGGTGAAGGACTGGTACGGAACCGAATTGAACAGCATCCGCGTTATGGATGGGGAAGCGAATGATCTGCTTTTCGATGATACCGATAACTCCGCGGGCAAAAGCTTCAAGGTCGTCTCGAATTACATGTCACCGTATACCGGTTGGGTATATGAGAGCGGATTCCGCCAGGACAAGGCGGTGCTGTCCGCCGATCGGTGGTTCAATGTGTGGATTATCGGGGGGATGGCGCTTCTGCTCGCTGCGGTGGCCTGGATCGTCTATGTGACTCACCGGCATTATCAGCCGATTGCGAAGCTGGTGAACCGTGTGAACGAAATCGCCGAGACTCCGGCATCGAAGCGGTCGGACACGGTTCGCTGGGATGAGTTCGCCGTCATTGAATCGGCGCTGGACCGCATGTTCGCGGAGCGGGATCAGTCTGTCGAGCAGGGGAAGAAGGATGCGGTCTTCCTGCGCAATTATACGTTCCGGCAATGGCTGGACGGGACTTACGAGGATCATCCGCTCGGAACGGCCCAGCATATCGATGTGCCGCTCGCGCCCGATCGGCCATGCCTCGTCGCCGTGCTGGAGATCGATAACTATGCCGCCTTCGTCGAGGCGTATTCGAAGCGGGACCGGTTCCTGCTGCAATATGCAGCCAAGTCCGCATGCCAGGAGACGGCCGCTCAGCACGGCTGGTCCTTGTGGGCGGACTGGCTGACCGGAGAGCGGTTGGCGATGCTCTGGCAGCCGCCGGAGCAATGCGATGGGGAGCCGGTTGCGCCGGCAGAGGCCGAACGCAGGCTGGCGGCGATTGTGGAGGATATGCTGGCATGGATTAACGGCTATTTGAAGTGGACGGCAACGGCAGGCATCGGCGGCACGGCGCCGTCAATCCGGGCGATTCCCCATGCGCTCGATCAAGCGCTGCGCGCCTTGAGCCGGAAGATGACCTGCGGCTCGAATCAGGTCTTGATCGAGGAGGAACTCCGCCGGGATCCGCCGGATTTGCAGCCGTTGGCGCGCGCGATCGCCCACAGCCTGGCGGGAACGGCCGCAGATCGCGAGGCCCGCCTGTCGGAATGGGTGGAGCTGCTCCGCGCCGGGTGTCTGACCCGTGAGGAGGTTCGCCGCGCCTGCCGCCAATGGGTGCCGGAAGTGGCGCGCCGATTGAAGACCGCGGCGGAAGAAGCGCCGGAAGCGGCCTGGCTGGAGCGGCTGGATGCGTGCCTGACGCTGGAGGAGCTGGAGCGGACGCTGCGGGACGGGTTGGAGCAGGCGGCAGAGCGTCTCGCCTGCGCCGATCAGGAGCGCAACGCCCTGCTTATCGGCCGCGTGCAGGCCTATATGCGGGAGCATTATGCAGATCCGCAAATGTCGCTGAATCTGCTGAGCGAGACGTTCGACATCGCGCCGAAGCTGCTGAGCAAAAGCTTCAAGGAAGTGACCGGCGAGAAATTCATCGATGTCCTGATCGGGCTAAGGCTGGAAGAAGCGAAGCGGCTGCTGCGGCAGACCGACCTGCCGGTGCAGACGATTGCGGAACAGATCGGTTATGGAGGGGCCGTCTCCTTCAGCCGGGTATTCAAACGAATGGAAGGCATCTCTCCGGGGGAATACCGGAGCAGCTATAGCGCCGCCGCTTCGGCGGATGTGGCGCCGTGA